Proteins encoded by one window of Cyanobium sp. NS01:
- a CDS encoding alpha/beta fold hydrolase yields MDPPTRLLFLPGASGNTAHWRPVAERLVHAAERIHLGWPGFGATPVDPRVTGFDALLNLVLARLDQPCAVIAQSMGGVLALQAALAAPQRITHLVLAATSGGLPMAEHGAADWREPFRLAHPQLPDWFATASVDLSQQLPAVAVPTLLLWGDADPLSPVGVAQRLTSLLPAARLVVLPGGTHDLALERADEVAALIDRHLRRLVPPGWAQPEWDQSPNLRSSHSVST; encoded by the coding sequence TTGGATCCTCCTACCAGGCTGCTGTTCCTTCCCGGAGCCTCCGGCAATACCGCTCACTGGAGGCCCGTGGCCGAGCGCCTCGTCCATGCCGCTGAACGGATCCATCTGGGTTGGCCTGGCTTCGGGGCGACGCCGGTGGATCCTCGGGTCACGGGATTCGATGCACTCCTGAATCTGGTGCTCGCCCGCCTCGATCAGCCCTGCGCCGTGATCGCCCAGTCGATGGGGGGCGTGCTCGCTCTCCAGGCGGCCCTTGCGGCACCCCAGCGGATCACCCACCTGGTGCTGGCCGCCACCTCGGGCGGCCTGCCGATGGCGGAACACGGGGCCGCCGACTGGCGTGAGCCCTTCCGCCTCGCCCATCCCCAGCTGCCGGATTGGTTCGCCACCGCGTCGGTGGATCTCTCCCAGCAGCTGCCCGCCGTCGCCGTTCCCACCCTGCTCCTGTGGGGCGACGCCGATCCGCTCAGCCCGGTGGGGGTGGCACAACGCCTCACCTCGCTGCTGCCAGCCGCGCGGTTGGTGGTTCTGCCCGGCGGCACCCATGACCTGGCCCTGGAGAGGGCCGATGAGGTTGCAGCGCTGATCGATCGACACCTACGCCGACTGGTACCGCCTGGATGGGCTCAGCCTGAATGGGATCAGTCCCCGAACTTGCGATCGAGCCACAGCGTGAGCACATAG
- a CDS encoding adenylate/guanylate cyclase domain-containing protein, which translates to MPLPAMLRARLARRIAFWIFLNFLVVEALVLVPSVLRQADRLGAQLRQVSTAKIDWLVAEGQAGSSPQLLAAVQRLRSSSMLQDIEGAALYRASSGERLGGFGALPRLSGVQASRNRIEGRWYPLRGSYDAVWGPESLGGDHLLVMRHEASSIRAGLLSYTLNITLIVLGIAAFLTLITLVVMQRLVIGRIVTLRDRLVLAGRALASGATSNPETLLLPPGAADEVGEVEQAFNQSFLTTAAEMERRQVAERSAQQEQERADRLLLNILPPPIAMEMKRGRRTIAETHADVSVLFADIEGFTALAARLPCQALVQLLNQVFSAFDQLCERHGLEKIKTIGDNYMVVGGLPLPRKNHADAIAAMALDMQAWMRDFRSPEAEGMALRIGMHCGPVVAGVIGTKKFIYDLWGETVNIASRMESHGLAGRIQLSEALARRLEPRFQVQQRGSLLVKGVGAMTTYWLEPPAPAAPGST; encoded by the coding sequence GTGCCCCTGCCCGCCATGCTCCGGGCCCGGTTGGCTCGGCGGATCGCCTTCTGGATCTTTCTGAATTTCCTGGTGGTGGAGGCGCTGGTGCTGGTGCCCTCCGTGCTGCGCCAGGCCGACCGGCTCGGGGCGCAGCTGCGGCAGGTGAGCACCGCCAAAATCGATTGGCTGGTGGCCGAAGGTCAGGCGGGCTCATCGCCGCAGCTGCTGGCCGCGGTGCAGCGGCTGCGGAGCTCCTCGATGCTGCAGGACATCGAGGGGGCCGCGCTTTACCGGGCGTCCAGCGGGGAGAGGCTGGGCGGCTTCGGGGCACTGCCGCGGCTCTCAGGGGTCCAGGCCAGCCGGAATCGCATCGAGGGGCGCTGGTATCCGCTGCGCGGCAGCTACGACGCCGTGTGGGGGCCGGAAAGCCTGGGCGGCGACCATCTTCTGGTGATGCGCCACGAGGCCAGCAGCATCCGCGCAGGGCTGCTCAGCTACACCCTCAACATCACCCTGATCGTGCTGGGGATCGCGGCCTTCCTCACCCTGATCACCCTGGTGGTGATGCAGCGGCTGGTGATCGGTCGGATCGTGACCCTGCGGGATCGGCTGGTGCTGGCCGGGCGGGCCCTGGCCTCGGGCGCCACCAGCAACCCGGAAACCCTGCTGCTGCCCCCCGGGGCTGCCGATGAGGTGGGGGAGGTGGAGCAGGCCTTCAACCAGTCGTTTCTCACCACGGCGGCCGAAATGGAGCGCCGCCAGGTGGCCGAGCGCAGTGCCCAGCAGGAGCAGGAGCGGGCCGACCGGCTGCTGCTCAACATCCTGCCGCCGCCGATCGCAATGGAGATGAAGCGGGGACGGCGCACCATCGCCGAGACCCATGCCGATGTGAGCGTGCTGTTCGCCGACATCGAGGGGTTCACCGCCCTGGCGGCGCGGCTGCCCTGCCAGGCCCTGGTGCAGCTGCTGAACCAGGTGTTCAGCGCCTTCGATCAGCTCTGCGAACGCCATGGCCTGGAGAAGATCAAGACCATCGGCGACAACTACATGGTGGTGGGGGGCCTGCCCCTGCCCCGCAAGAACCACGCCGATGCCATCGCCGCCATGGCCCTGGACATGCAGGCCTGGATGCGCGACTTCCGCAGCCCGGAGGCCGAGGGCATGGCCCTGCGGATCGGCATGCACTGCGGCCCGGTGGTGGCCGGTGTGATCGGCACCAAGAAGTTCATCTACGACCTCTGGGGCGAAACGGTGAACATCGCCAGCCGCATGGAAAGCCATGGCCTCGCCGGCCGCATCCAGCTGAGCGAGGCCCTGGCCCGCAGGCTGGAGCCACGCTTCCAGGTGCAGCAGCGCGGGTCCTTGCTGGTGAAGGGGGTGGGGGCAATGACCACTTACTGGCTGGAGCCGCCGGCGCCGGCCGCCCCGGGCTCCACCTGA
- a CDS encoding PCC domain-containing protein: MRVPLRLAGRPQRTTLDGDLEILSLAGTLSADGAHLHMAVADKTGAVIGGHLAPGSLVRTTAELLVGLLPQWQFRRELDPATGYAELQIHRHPNGHNV, from the coding sequence ATGAGGGTGCCGCTGCGGCTGGCTGGGCGTCCACAAAGAACGACTCTGGACGGCGATCTGGAAATTCTCAGCCTGGCCGGCACGCTCTCAGCCGATGGTGCCCACCTGCACATGGCCGTAGCCGACAAGACCGGAGCGGTGATCGGCGGCCATCTGGCCCCCGGTTCGCTGGTGCGCACCACCGCCGAGCTGCTGGTGGGGCTGCTGCCGCAGTGGCAGTTCCGGCGAGAGCTGGATCCAGCGACGGGTTACGCCGAACTGCAGATCCATCGGCACCCAAACGGCCACAACGTGTGA
- a CDS encoding NAD(P)/FAD-dependent oxidoreductase — protein MAPERFFLELEPPACALRDWPHVVIVGGGFAGLKACHALAGKPVRVTLIDKRNFNLFQPLLYQVASGLVSEADVASPLRQMVGQAPNIQVLLGEVVDIDPEAKEVVFNDHRYGYDHLILASGSGSTYFGREEWRPLAPPMKILEHADEIRRRLLMALEEAEQTLDPERRRFLQTVVVVGAGPAGCELAGSLIELMHRAIRRDFKQLNPDLCRVVLVDPVERVLPTMHPKLSAAAAGYLQQAGVEVRLHTKVEAIAPGLVSLQGADGLQQLEAATICWTAGVRASRLGALLADRTGCPVDRGGRLLVEPDFSVPGHPEIHAIGDLCAYLHTTDGKPLPGMAGPAVQMGSWVAAHILAGREGRSLAPFRFTDLGSMAVIGPWYAVADLRGLHITGLAGWVLWALAHLAFIPDTENRVTLFTKWMWQIATRQRTALLITGRPDQHLGVDVGLFRAERHAAPETPAEEQDSEPLAA, from the coding sequence ATGGCACCGGAACGCTTCTTTCTGGAACTGGAGCCCCCCGCCTGTGCGCTGCGGGACTGGCCCCATGTGGTGATCGTGGGCGGCGGCTTTGCCGGGCTCAAGGCCTGCCATGCCCTGGCCGGCAAGCCCGTGCGGGTGACGCTGATCGACAAGCGCAACTTCAACCTGTTTCAGCCGCTGCTGTATCAGGTGGCCTCGGGGCTGGTGTCTGAGGCGGACGTGGCCTCCCCCCTGCGCCAGATGGTGGGCCAGGCCCCGAACATCCAGGTGCTGCTGGGGGAGGTGGTGGACATCGACCCCGAGGCCAAGGAGGTGGTGTTCAACGACCACCGCTACGGCTACGACCATCTGATCCTGGCCAGCGGCTCCGGCAGCACCTATTTCGGCCGCGAGGAGTGGCGGCCCCTGGCGCCGCCGATGAAGATCCTCGAGCACGCCGATGAGATCCGCCGCCGTCTGCTGATGGCCCTGGAGGAGGCGGAGCAGACGCTCGATCCCGAGCGCCGCCGCTTCCTGCAGACCGTGGTGGTGGTGGGCGCCGGCCCCGCCGGCTGTGAGCTGGCCGGCTCCCTGATCGAGCTGATGCACCGCGCCATCCGCCGGGATTTCAAGCAGCTCAACCCCGACCTCTGCCGGGTGGTGCTGGTGGATCCGGTGGAGCGGGTGCTGCCCACGATGCACCCGAAGCTGTCCGCCGCCGCGGCGGGCTACCTGCAGCAGGCCGGCGTGGAGGTGCGGCTGCACACGAAGGTGGAGGCGATCGCCCCCGGGTTGGTGAGCCTGCAGGGGGCCGATGGCCTGCAGCAGCTCGAGGCCGCCACCATCTGCTGGACCGCCGGCGTGCGGGCCTCCCGGCTGGGCGCTCTGCTGGCCGATCGCACGGGATGCCCCGTGGACCGCGGTGGGCGGCTGCTGGTGGAGCCCGACTTCTCGGTGCCGGGCCACCCTGAGATCCACGCCATCGGTGACCTCTGCGCCTACCTGCACACCACTGACGGCAAACCCCTGCCCGGCATGGCCGGCCCCGCCGTGCAGATGGGCAGCTGGGTGGCGGCCCACATCCTGGCTGGGCGGGAAGGCCGCAGCCTCGCCCCCTTCCGCTTCACCGACCTGGGCAGCATGGCGGTGATCGGCCCCTGGTATGCGGTGGCCGACCTAAGAGGCCTGCACATCACGGGCTTGGCGGGGTGGGTCCTCTGGGCGCTGGCCCACCTGGCCTTCATCCCTGACACGGAGAACCGCGTCACCCTGTTCACCAAGTGGATGTGGCAGATCGCCACCCGCCAGCGCACCGCCCTGCTGATCACCGGCCGGCCGGATCAACACCTGGGCGTGGATGTGGGGCTGTTCCGGGCCGAACGGCACGCCGCCCCCGAGACCCCTGCCGAGGAGCAGGATTCGGAACCCCTGGCAGCCTGA
- a CDS encoding APC family permease has protein sequence MSTPSPGRLQQVLGLGFGLAGAVGGTIGAGILRTPGIVAAQLLDPWLILAAWLLGGLYAVLGALCVAELASSLPRAGGWYVYAERAFGARAGGLVGWTDWLAHCIGLAWVATTTGEVVLQLLPAAGLSERLVGLLTIALFGLIQWRGVRAGSASQELLSLAKAVAFLGLVAACYLLPPLDSTSVYTSAGAGEPLAWGNLGLVALTALQPVITTYDGWASPIYFSEEFTDPANDLPRSLIGGVLAVLVLYLLINGALLHVLTPQQLAASSLPATTAAQLLGGAIGGQVITAVALVALLGLINTVVMAAPRILYGLSRDGLFPALAQGVNPGGTPTGALGLSLAASMALVLAGSFEHLLAMAAFLYVCLPLVGIAALAVLRQREPELERPFRLPAYPLAPLLIALVSVAFLAAALLQDSANSLAALALASVGLVIPRRSSPDQVEPGAAGAGGSSQ, from the coding sequence ATGAGCACGCCCTCTCCGGGCCGGCTGCAGCAGGTGCTGGGGCTCGGCTTTGGCCTTGCCGGCGCTGTGGGGGGCACGATCGGGGCCGGCATCCTGCGCACCCCCGGCATCGTGGCGGCCCAGCTGCTTGATCCCTGGCTGATCCTTGCGGCCTGGCTGCTGGGTGGCCTCTACGCGGTGCTCGGCGCCCTCTGCGTGGCCGAGCTGGCCAGCAGCCTGCCCCGCGCCGGCGGCTGGTATGTGTACGCCGAGCGGGCCTTCGGGGCCCGGGCCGGCGGCTTGGTGGGCTGGACCGACTGGCTCGCCCACTGCATCGGCCTGGCCTGGGTGGCCACCACCACGGGCGAAGTGGTGCTGCAGCTGCTGCCCGCTGCCGGCCTGTCCGAGCGCCTGGTCGGCCTGCTCACCATTGCCCTGTTCGGCCTGATCCAGTGGCGCGGGGTGCGGGCTGGCAGCGCCAGCCAGGAGCTGCTCAGCCTGGCCAAGGCGGTGGCCTTCCTGGGGCTGGTGGCGGCCTGCTACCTGCTGCCGCCGCTGGACTCCACCAGCGTCTACACCAGCGCCGGCGCTGGTGAGCCCTTGGCCTGGGGCAACCTCGGCCTGGTGGCCCTCACGGCCCTGCAGCCGGTGATCACCACCTACGACGGCTGGGCCAGTCCGATCTACTTCTCCGAGGAGTTCACCGATCCCGCCAATGACCTGCCCCGCTCCCTGATCGGCGGCGTGCTGGCCGTGCTGGTGCTCTACCTGCTGATCAACGGGGCCCTGCTGCATGTGCTCACACCGCAGCAGCTGGCCGCCTCCAGCCTGCCGGCCACCACGGCGGCCCAGTTGCTGGGCGGTGCGATCGGCGGACAGGTGATCACGGCGGTGGCCCTGGTGGCCCTGCTGGGGCTGATCAACACCGTGGTGATGGCCGCGCCGCGCATCCTCTACGGCCTCAGCCGCGATGGCCTCTTCCCGGCCCTGGCCCAGGGCGTGAACCCAGGCGGCACCCCCACAGGCGCCCTCGGCCTCAGCCTGGCGGCCTCCATGGCCCTGGTACTGGCGGGATCCTTCGAGCACCTGCTGGCCATGGCCGCCTTCCTCTACGTGTGCCTGCCCCTGGTGGGCATCGCCGCCCTGGCGGTGCTGCGGCAACGGGAGCCCGAGCTGGAGCGCCCCTTCCGGCTGCCCGCCTACCCCCTGGCGCCCCTGTTGATCGCCCTGGTGTCGGTGGCGTTCCTGGCGGCGGCGTTGCTGCAGGACAGCGCCAACAGCCTGGCGGCCCTCGCCCTGGCCAGCGTCGGGCTGGTGATCCCGCGGCGTTCCAGCCCCGATCAGGTGGAGCCCGGGGCGGCCGGCGCCGGCGGCTCCAGCCAGTAA
- a CDS encoding esterase-like activity of phytase family protein — translation MLLTIATAIALKLLSLGAPLLGAQTSALPLPCPSDAGWELVRELELPRRGRASEPIGGFSALLLDGPADRLWLLSDLPQGSIAIWSGLEAALAGAAPLRLERTVPLRSGLGQTLPPKIDAEGMVRLGGQLWVASEGRRDGPLPAQLLRFEASSGLLLQALELPSAWQPGQGRGLGSNAGPESLALLDGGDGKRALLMAAEQPLLQDPPRQVRLLRWGWRADQDPRLDAPEAREQGSLLLPSGDGWGLTELLVLDSGQLLALLRRFEPPFSWQIQLALYPLPAATDEAAAPPLAQWDLLAAGLSPDNWEGLIPGPPLADGRPTLLLLSDDNLNPLQANRLAQLAPLHPQPPAAQEWQTDPHGADCASNAGAGSRTLAG, via the coding sequence GTGCTGCTGACCATCGCCACAGCGATTGCCCTCAAGCTGCTCAGCCTTGGGGCCCCGCTGCTGGGCGCCCAGACGTCGGCGCTGCCCCTGCCCTGCCCCAGCGACGCCGGCTGGGAGCTGGTGCGGGAGCTGGAGTTGCCCCGCCGCGGCAGGGCCTCAGAGCCGATCGGCGGTTTCTCCGCCCTGCTGCTGGATGGGCCGGCGGACCGACTCTGGCTGCTCAGCGATCTGCCCCAGGGCTCAATCGCCATCTGGAGCGGGCTGGAGGCAGCCCTGGCCGGCGCTGCCCCGCTGCGGCTGGAGCGCACCGTGCCGCTGCGCAGCGGCCTCGGCCAGACGCTGCCGCCGAAGATCGATGCTGAGGGGATGGTGCGGCTGGGTGGGCAGCTGTGGGTGGCCAGCGAGGGCCGCCGCGACGGCCCATTGCCGGCCCAGCTGCTGCGTTTCGAGGCCAGCAGCGGACTGCTGCTGCAGGCGCTGGAGCTGCCCTCCGCCTGGCAACCGGGCCAGGGACGCGGACTGGGCAGCAACGCCGGGCCGGAGTCGCTGGCCCTGCTCGACGGCGGGGACGGCAAGCGGGCACTGCTGATGGCCGCCGAGCAGCCCCTGCTGCAGGATCCCCCCCGCCAGGTGCGGCTGCTGCGCTGGGGCTGGCGCGCTGATCAGGATCCCCGGCTCGACGCGCCCGAGGCCCGGGAGCAGGGGTCCCTGCTGCTGCCGTCCGGCGACGGCTGGGGGCTCACCGAGCTGCTGGTGCTTGATTCGGGCCAACTGCTGGCGCTGCTGCGGCGCTTCGAGCCGCCCTTCAGCTGGCAGATTCAGCTGGCGCTTTATCCCCTGCCGGCAGCCACCGATGAAGCCGCGGCGCCGCCGCTGGCGCAATGGGATCTGCTCGCCGCCGGCCTCAGTCCCGACAACTGGGAGGGCCTCATTCCCGGCCCGCCGCTCGCCGACGGCCGGCCGACGCTGCTGCTGCTGAGCGACGACAACCTCAATCCCCTGCAGGCCAACCGCCTGGCCCAACTGGCACCGCTGCACCCGCAGCCCCCTGCCGCCCAGGAGTGGCAGACCGATCCGCATGGTGCTGACTGTGCCTCCAACGCAGGCGCAGGGTCGAGAACCCTGGCGGGCTGA